One region of Faecalibacter bovis genomic DNA includes:
- a CDS encoding YkgJ family cysteine cluster protein encodes MNLEEYFRKAREKQKEHQAFLAKLKKKPPKNLDQQMEEIHEEVFDRIDCLSCANCCKTTGPLFTNKDIERLAHVFRLKPSQFIEKYLRIDEDNDYVLQQTPCPFLDSDNYCLVYEDRPKACREYPHTDRKKFYQINHLTIKNTLICPATYEVVEQMQKEIKL; translated from the coding sequence TTGAATTTAGAAGAATATTTCAGAAAAGCACGCGAAAAACAAAAAGAACATCAAGCGTTTTTAGCAAAGCTGAAGAAAAAACCACCTAAAAATTTAGACCAACAAATGGAGGAAATCCACGAAGAGGTTTTTGATCGTATCGATTGTCTTTCGTGTGCCAACTGTTGCAAAACAACTGGACCTCTATTTACCAATAAAGATATTGAACGTTTGGCGCATGTGTTTCGTTTGAAACCGAGTCAATTTATCGAGAAATATCTGCGTATTGATGAAGATAACGATTACGTCTTACAACAAACACCTTGTCCATTTCTGGATTCGGATAATTATTGTTTGGTGTACGAAGATCGACCAAAAGCTTGCCGCGAATATCCACATACGGATCGTAAGAAGTTTTATCAAATCAATCATCTCACAATTAAGAACACATTAATTTGTCCGGCGACTTATGAAGTGGTGGAACAAATGCAAAAAGAAATAAAATTGTAA
- a CDS encoding RNA polymerase sigma factor, whose translation MNLFIKSKKSVEELLIERLKKNDKKAQRELYDLHAKKMLAVCRSYISDNFYAEDCMINGFCKIFNHIQKFENKGSFEGWIRRIMVNECLTFLRSNKTLIYLDDTRVTDYDGIDDELDELEFTFNVEEVLQQLPEAYRLVFNLHILEDYSHQEIAEVLNISVSSSKTQLFRAKAKLKEIILTQKRVQNEI comes from the coding sequence ATGAATTTATTTATAAAATCTAAAAAATCAGTGGAAGAGCTTTTAATCGAAAGGTTAAAAAAAAATGATAAAAAAGCTCAACGCGAATTATACGATCTACACGCTAAAAAGATGCTAGCCGTTTGTAGAAGCTATATTTCTGACAACTTTTATGCGGAAGATTGTATGATTAATGGATTTTGTAAAATATTTAATCACATTCAAAAATTTGAAAATAAGGGAAGCTTTGAAGGGTGGATTCGCCGAATAATGGTTAATGAATGTTTAACCTTTTTACGATCAAACAAAACCTTGATTTATTTGGACGATACCAGAGTAACAGATTATGATGGTATTGATGATGAATTAGACGAATTAGAATTTACGTTTAATGTAGAAGAGGTTTTACAGCAATTACCAGAAGCGTATAGATTAGTTTTTAATCTTCACATATTAGAAGATTATTCGCATCAAGAAATTGCAGAAGTTTTGAATATTTCGGTTTCATCAAGTAAAACACAATTGTTTCGTGCAAAAGCCAAGTTAAAAGAAATCATCCTAACCCAAAAAAGAGTTCAAAATGAAATTTAA
- a CDS encoding S9 family peptidase, with translation MRKTLLSFLVCTVSMYTYAQKITLENIYGGKYSERSLRGVNSMNDGENYTILNEQGLVKKTYQSTLNKSIDKDVVLVPGKFQGYEFSSDERYVLLKNNTVSIYRHSNTATYEVFDTQTKSKVSVFNGKAIQEPLFSPDASKVAFAFENNLYVQDLKSNQVSQITKDGKKNEIINGICDWVYEEEFGFVRHFDWNADGTALAFVRFDESKVKEINIPIYYNNLYPEELRFKYPKAGEDNSEVTLHVYYVKSNKTDKVDLSGVQNYYIPQIKFSKKSNLLTVITSNRHHNNVDVSFYDINTQKVNKLFTETNKAWIETDHFTLEFLNDNSFLWASERDGNNHMYHYAENGKLIRQITKGDWEVTRYYGYNPTNKTIYYQSTANNGKRVSTERQIFAVSLDGKKTTQLTKLAGTNNAAFSKNFTYFINTFSNIDTPRTVSLVETKTGKDLGIIMNNEHVKERVNADNIGTKELFTLKTAAGHELNAYVIKPKDFDPNKKYPVLMYQYSGPGSQNVNNTWQSTNDYWHQMLAQEGYLVFCVDGRGTGYKGEAFKKVTYMQLGKYEVEDQIAAAVEIGKLPYVDASRIGIWGWSYGGYMSSNVLFKGNDVFKAAIAVAPVTNWRFYDTVYTERFMRTPQENASGYDNNSPINHVDKFKKGSFLLVHGTADDNVHAQNAFELSEALIQANKDFEMLYYTDKDHGIYGGNTRVHLYRQMTNFLKKNL, from the coding sequence ATGAGAAAGACTTTATTAAGTTTTCTGGTTTGTACGGTAAGTATGTATACTTATGCACAGAAAATTACTTTAGAAAATATTTATGGAGGAAAATACAGCGAACGTAGTTTGCGTGGTGTGAACTCGATGAATGATGGAGAAAATTATACCATATTAAACGAACAAGGTTTAGTAAAGAAAACGTATCAATCAACTTTGAATAAATCAATCGATAAAGATGTCGTTTTGGTTCCTGGAAAATTTCAAGGGTACGAATTTTCTTCAGACGAGCGTTATGTATTATTAAAAAACAACACAGTTAGTATTTACCGTCATTCAAATACGGCAACTTATGAAGTTTTTGATACGCAAACGAAATCTAAAGTAAGTGTTTTTAATGGTAAAGCAATTCAAGAACCTTTATTCTCGCCAGATGCTTCTAAAGTAGCTTTTGCTTTCGAGAATAATTTATATGTTCAAGATTTAAAATCAAATCAAGTTTCACAAATCACAAAAGATGGTAAGAAAAATGAAATCATCAACGGGATTTGTGATTGGGTTTATGAAGAAGAATTTGGATTTGTTCGTCACTTCGATTGGAATGCAGACGGAACAGCTTTAGCTTTTGTCCGTTTTGATGAATCGAAAGTAAAAGAAATTAATATTCCGATTTATTACAACAATTTATATCCAGAAGAATTAAGATTCAAATACCCAAAAGCTGGTGAAGATAATTCAGAGGTTACTTTACATGTGTACTATGTAAAATCAAATAAAACGGATAAAGTTGATTTAAGTGGAGTACAGAATTATTACATTCCTCAAATCAAATTCTCGAAAAAATCGAATTTATTAACGGTAATCACTTCAAACCGTCATCACAATAATGTAGATGTTTCTTTTTATGACATCAACACGCAAAAAGTAAACAAGTTATTTACTGAAACTAATAAAGCGTGGATTGAAACGGATCATTTTACGTTAGAATTCTTAAATGATAATTCATTCTTATGGGCATCTGAGCGTGACGGAAACAATCACATGTACCACTATGCTGAGAATGGAAAATTAATTCGTCAAATTACGAAAGGAGATTGGGAAGTAACACGTTACTATGGATATAATCCTACGAACAAAACAATTTATTACCAATCGACAGCTAATAATGGAAAACGTGTTTCGACTGAACGTCAGATTTTTGCTGTTTCATTAGATGGAAAGAAAACAACACAGTTAACAAAGTTAGCAGGTACAAATAATGCGGCATTCTCTAAGAATTTCACTTATTTCATCAACACATTCTCAAATATCGATACACCTCGTACAGTAAGTTTAGTAGAAACTAAAACAGGTAAAGATTTAGGAATCATCATGAATAATGAGCACGTGAAAGAGCGTGTGAATGCGGATAATATCGGAACAAAAGAATTATTCACTTTAAAAACCGCTGCAGGTCACGAATTGAATGCTTATGTGATTAAACCAAAAGATTTTGATCCAAATAAAAAATATCCAGTATTGATGTATCAATATTCTGGACCAGGTTCTCAGAACGTGAATAATACATGGCAATCGACAAATGACTATTGGCACCAAATGTTAGCACAAGAAGGTTATTTAGTTTTCTGTGTTGATGGACGTGGAACTGGTTACAAAGGAGAAGCTTTCAAAAAAGTAACATACATGCAATTAGGAAAATATGAGGTAGAAGATCAAATTGCAGCTGCTGTTGAGATTGGAAAATTACCTTATGTAGATGCGTCACGAATCGGAATTTGGGGATGGTCTTACGGTGGATATATGTCGTCTAATGTTTTATTCAAAGGAAATGACGTTTTCAAAGCAGCTATTGCTGTAGCTCCGGTTACAAACTGGCGTTTTTACGATACTGTTTATACTGAACGTTTTATGAGAACTCCACAAGAAAATGCATCTGGTTATGACAACAATTCGCCAATTAACCATGTGGATAAATTTAAGAAAGGAAGTTTCTTATTGGTTCACGGAACAGCAGATGATAACGTACATGCACAAAATGCATTCGAATTATCTGAAGCATTAATCCAAGCCAATAAAGATTTCGAAATGTTGTATTACACAGATAAAGACCACGGAATTTATGGTGGAAATACACGAGTTCATTTATACCGTCAAATGACAAATTTCTTAAAGAAAAATTTATAA
- a CDS encoding hydroxymethylglutaryl-CoA reductase, degradative — MKHQPVEGFSKLSKEGKIEWLVNEYLNGDEKAIQTLKQYWNDDADLQKLHDEFSENTISNFYMPFGLAPNFLINNELYTIPMAVEESSVVAAASKAAKFWLDRGGFKTTVLSTTKLGHVHFMYEGDVEKLRTTFENTIKAKLIEETNDITKNMRARNGGILNLELIDKTADLENYFQIKGSFETVDSMGANFINSCLEQFAKTLKNEIDADNTFTFEEKESVQIVMCILSNYTPDCIVRAEVSCPVEQLAEGNVSAEEFVEKFSLAVRIAEIEPYRATTHNKGIMNGIDAVVIATGNDFRAVEACAHTYAAKDGQYSSLTHCEVKDGVFRFWIDLPTALGTIGGLTSLHPIVKLALGILGKPSASELMGIVAVAGLAQNFGALRSLVTTGIQKGHMKMHLMNILNQLEATDEEKQYFVNFFKDKTVSHHNVIEEFCNLRGVKSVEEIKKD, encoded by the coding sequence ATGAAACATCAACCAGTTGAAGGATTTTCGAAATTATCGAAAGAAGGAAAAATTGAATGGTTAGTAAACGAATATCTTAACGGTGACGAAAAAGCTATCCAAACATTGAAACAATATTGGAACGACGATGCAGACTTACAAAAACTGCACGACGAATTCTCTGAAAATACAATTTCTAACTTTTATATGCCTTTTGGTTTAGCACCAAACTTTTTAATCAACAACGAATTATATACCATTCCAATGGCCGTTGAAGAATCTTCGGTAGTTGCTGCTGCTTCTAAAGCTGCAAAATTCTGGTTAGATCGTGGAGGATTTAAAACAACTGTTCTTTCTACAACAAAACTAGGACATGTACATTTTATGTACGAAGGTGATGTTGAAAAATTAAGAACTACATTCGAAAATACAATCAAAGCTAAATTAATTGAGGAAACCAATGATATTACTAAAAATATGCGTGCGCGTAATGGTGGTATTTTAAATTTAGAATTAATTGATAAAACTGCTGATTTAGAAAACTATTTCCAAATTAAAGGTTCTTTTGAAACAGTAGATTCAATGGGAGCGAATTTCATTAACTCATGTTTAGAGCAATTTGCAAAAACATTGAAAAATGAAATTGATGCTGATAACACATTTACTTTTGAAGAGAAAGAATCAGTACAAATCGTGATGTGTATTTTATCAAACTATACTCCAGATTGTATCGTACGAGCAGAAGTTTCTTGTCCTGTTGAACAATTAGCAGAAGGAAATGTTTCGGCTGAAGAATTTGTTGAAAAATTCTCTCTCGCCGTTCGTATCGCAGAAATTGAACCTTATCGTGCAACTACGCATAATAAAGGAATCATGAACGGAATTGATGCGGTGGTTATCGCAACTGGAAACGATTTCCGTGCTGTGGAAGCTTGTGCACATACTTATGCAGCAAAAGATGGTCAATATTCTTCGTTAACACATTGCGAAGTGAAAGATGGAGTTTTCCGTTTTTGGATTGATTTACCAACAGCTTTAGGAACAATTGGTGGATTAACATCTTTACACCCAATCGTAAAATTAGCTTTAGGAATCTTAGGAAAACCTTCAGCATCTGAGTTGATGGGAATTGTTGCTGTTGCAGGATTAGCACAAAATTTTGGCGCTTTACGTTCGTTGGTAACAACAGGAATTCAGAAAGGTCACATGAAAATGCACTTGATGAATATCTTGAATCAATTAGAAGCTACAGACGAAGAAAAACAATATTTTGTAAACTTTTTTAAAGATAAAACAGTTTCTCACCACAACGTAATTGAGGAATTCTGTAATTTAAGAGGTGTAAAATCTGTAGAAGAAATTAAAAAAGATTAG
- a CDS encoding PH domain-containing protein: MIIKYPSKIGIELVVLFLFVLLPVFYFLITDFKIAGFLVVVFLILFFIYLFTNTYYLINKNSNQLLVKSGILVKITIDIDKIRKIKPSKSLISSPALSLDRIEIFFNTYDSVLISPKNREDFIRQLKHINPTIEFE, encoded by the coding sequence ATGATTATAAAATATCCATCTAAAATTGGAATTGAATTGGTCGTTTTATTCTTATTTGTCCTTTTACCCGTTTTCTATTTCTTAATAACAGATTTTAAGATTGCAGGATTTCTTGTGGTAGTATTTTTAATTCTATTTTTCATTTATCTCTTCACAAATACGTATTACCTTATCAATAAAAATTCGAATCAATTACTTGTAAAAAGTGGGATTTTAGTAAAAATTACAATTGACATTGATAAGATTAGAAAAATTAAACCATCCAAAAGTTTAATAAGTTCTCCTGCATTATCGCTTGATCGAATTGAAATCTTTTTTAATACATACGATTCGGTACTAATTTCTCCCAAAAACAGAGAAGATTTTATACGTCAATTAAAACATATTAATCCGACTATTGAGTTTGAATAA
- a CDS encoding M1 family metallopeptidase encodes MRKFTLILCLFLVQFVFGQRKGYWQQKVDYKMTIDIKDDLYQYDGKMKLKYTNNSGQSLNKVYFHLYFNAFQPQSMMDYRLANIADPDKRMVSNIGTKENPKMQSRIATLGPDNMGYQKIKSLTQNGKATSYKVDGTILEVTLATPIKPGKSTTFDMVWEAQVPEQIRRSGRNSKEGVAYSMTQWYPKMAQFDEFGWHLDEYVGREFIAPFGNFDVTINIGKDYVIGASGVLQNPKEVKGYDANAKIVEKNGRASWKFKANNIHDFAWAADKNFVVDEGTSKGGVKVYLVYIPGEKTTKVWKEAMPYTTEFFDYAADKFGAYPWPTYTVVQGGDGGMEYGTVTLITGERSLSSLVGVIYHEAAHSWYQHLFGINETVDEWFDEGFTSYVENLASLQVFEKQTTLASNPNLDAYKGYINLALSGKEEPASLLADYYNTNYAYSLEAYYKGQVLAIQLGYIIGNENLDKTFQEFYKQWKFKHPTPNDFKRVAEEVSGVNLKWYFNLFINTTRKIDYAIENVQGNSFNVVNKSDFAMPLDVLVEYTDGTKELFYIPLREMRGEKPVENLVEYQGVKRTVLTDAFWTNPVYEVKTSKAVKTIVIDPTKRLADVDYKNNVYNK; translated from the coding sequence ATGAGAAAATTTACATTAATTCTTTGCTTATTCTTAGTTCAATTTGTTTTTGGACAACGCAAAGGATATTGGCAACAAAAGGTAGATTACAAAATGACGATTGATATTAAAGACGATTTATATCAATACGATGGTAAGATGAAGTTGAAGTATACAAACAATTCAGGTCAAAGCTTGAATAAAGTGTATTTCCATTTATACTTCAATGCGTTTCAACCACAATCGATGATGGATTACCGTTTAGCAAATATTGCTGATCCAGATAAACGTATGGTTTCAAACATTGGAACAAAAGAAAACCCTAAAATGCAATCGCGTATCGCGACTTTAGGACCAGATAATATGGGTTATCAAAAGATTAAATCGTTAACTCAAAACGGGAAGGCAACTTCTTACAAAGTGGACGGAACAATCTTAGAAGTAACATTAGCAACGCCTATTAAACCAGGAAAATCAACAACATTTGATATGGTTTGGGAAGCACAAGTACCAGAACAAATTCGTCGTTCGGGACGTAATTCAAAAGAAGGAGTTGCATATTCGATGACACAATGGTATCCAAAAATGGCTCAATTTGATGAGTTCGGATGGCATTTAGATGAGTATGTAGGACGTGAATTTATCGCACCTTTCGGAAACTTTGATGTTACAATTAACATTGGTAAAGATTATGTAATTGGTGCTTCTGGAGTTTTACAAAATCCAAAAGAAGTAAAAGGTTATGATGCGAATGCAAAAATTGTAGAGAAAAACGGTAGAGCTTCATGGAAGTTTAAAGCAAACAATATTCACGATTTTGCTTGGGCAGCCGACAAAAACTTCGTAGTGGATGAAGGAACTTCTAAAGGTGGTGTAAAAGTTTATTTAGTTTACATTCCAGGAGAAAAAACTACTAAAGTTTGGAAAGAGGCAATGCCTTATACAACTGAATTTTTTGATTATGCAGCAGATAAATTCGGTGCTTACCCTTGGCCAACGTACACTGTAGTACAAGGTGGTGACGGTGGTATGGAATACGGAACAGTTACTTTAATTACAGGAGAAAGAAGTTTATCTTCTTTAGTAGGTGTAATTTACCACGAAGCAGCTCACTCTTGGTACCAACATTTATTCGGAATCAACGAAACGGTTGATGAGTGGTTTGATGAAGGATTTACATCGTATGTTGAGAATTTAGCATCATTACAAGTTTTCGAAAAACAGACTACTTTAGCTTCTAATCCAAATTTAGATGCATACAAAGGTTACATTAATTTAGCATTATCAGGAAAAGAGGAACCAGCAAGTTTATTAGCTGATTATTACAACACAAACTATGCGTATTCTTTAGAAGCTTACTACAAAGGTCAAGTGTTAGCTATTCAATTAGGATATATTATCGGAAACGAAAATTTAGATAAAACTTTCCAAGAATTTTACAAACAATGGAAATTCAAACACCCAACGCCAAACGATTTTAAACGTGTTGCGGAGGAAGTTTCTGGAGTTAATTTAAAATGGTATTTCAACTTATTCATCAATACAACCCGTAAAATTGATTACGCGATAGAGAATGTTCAAGGTAACAGTTTCAACGTTGTAAATAAATCAGATTTTGCAATGCCTTTAGATGTTTTAGTTGAATATACTGACGGAACAAAAGAGTTATTCTACATTCCATTACGTGAAATGCGTGGAGAAAAACCAGTAGAAAATTTAGTAGAATACCAAGGTGTAAAACGTACAGTTTTAACAGATGCTTTCTGGACAAATCCAGTTTATGAAGTGAAAACTTCTAAAGCTGTTAAGACAATTGTAATTGATCCTACAAAGCGTTTAGCAGACGTAGATTACAAAAATAACGTATACAACAAATAA
- a CDS encoding NADH-quinone oxidoreductase subunit N encodes MNTIIISALSGIILMFSGFYIKNSRALTFISALMFIAIIIGGVFELNGCKMLDGRFPNMIGESLYGVSFIIGLAALAVFYLLINKDQFGKVGNHVGEYFALIFFSFTGVAVLGQFNNLVLMFLGIELMSIPMYIIAGTNKESLKSTEASVKYFLMGAFSTGFLLLGITFLYGATGTFLVENIDKFDQNFEMIYYLGWILIIFSFCFKVGAAPFHMWTPDVYAGTPTVFTSYMSTIVKGGSFLGFILVMQQFPADAEYSGYLRVLLGTIIVLTLVLGNFGAVTQNSVKKMMAYSSIAQAGFMLFVLFQVNSVSKEALFFYTIVYSVANFIIFYTIQQTKAEKYEDLIGLGKANPFLAAATSVALISLAGIPLTGGFIAKFMALSIGGANAENLVIIVIALVMAVLSMYYYFKVIIHMYFKEGQSNIKTQDGLTTALLVVGIIVLIVMGIFPGILPSFLATPMW; translated from the coding sequence TCAGGAATCATTTTAATGTTTAGTGGTTTCTACATCAAAAACAGTCGTGCGTTAACTTTTATTTCAGCTTTAATGTTTATCGCAATCATTATTGGTGGAGTATTCGAATTGAATGGATGCAAGATGTTGGATGGTAGATTCCCAAATATGATTGGAGAGTCGCTTTACGGAGTATCATTTATCATAGGATTAGCTGCGTTGGCAGTATTCTATTTATTAATCAATAAAGACCAATTTGGAAAAGTTGGAAATCACGTTGGCGAATATTTCGCACTGATCTTCTTCTCTTTCACAGGAGTTGCTGTTTTAGGGCAATTCAATAATTTGGTTTTAATGTTCTTAGGGATTGAATTAATGTCGATTCCGATGTACATCATTGCAGGAACAAACAAAGAAAGTTTAAAAAGTACAGAGGCTTCTGTAAAATACTTCTTGATGGGAGCTTTTTCAACTGGATTTTTATTATTAGGAATTACATTTTTATACGGAGCAACAGGAACATTTTTAGTAGAAAACATTGACAAGTTTGATCAAAACTTTGAAATGATTTATTACTTAGGATGGATTTTAATCATATTCTCGTTCTGCTTTAAAGTAGGTGCTGCACCTTTCCACATGTGGACACCAGATGTCTATGCAGGAACGCCGACAGTTTTCACATCATACATGTCGACAATTGTGAAAGGAGGTTCATTCTTAGGATTTATCTTAGTGATGCAACAATTCCCAGCAGATGCTGAATATAGTGGCTACTTAAGAGTTTTATTAGGCACAATTATCGTTTTAACTTTAGTGTTAGGAAACTTCGGAGCGGTAACGCAAAATTCAGTGAAGAAAATGATGGCTTATTCATCCATCGCTCAAGCTGGTTTCATGTTGTTCGTTTTATTCCAAGTCAATTCAGTTTCTAAAGAAGCGTTATTCTTTTATACAATTGTTTATTCGGTAGCGAATTTCATTATTTTCTATACGATTCAACAAACAAAAGCAGAGAAATACGAAGATTTAATTGGTTTAGGAAAAGCCAATCCATTCTTAGCCGCTGCAACTTCTGTAGCATTAATTTCACTAGCAGGAATTCCATTAACAGGAGGTTTTATTGCGAAATTTATGGCATTAAGTATTGGTGGAGCAAATGCTGAAAACTTAGTGATTATTGTAATTGCTTTAGTAATGGCGGTATTGTCAATGTATTACTATTTTAAAGTGATTATTCATATGTACTTTAAAGAAGGTCAATCTAACATTAAAACGCAAGATGGTTTAACAACTGCATTATTAGTTGTCGGAATTATTGTGTTAATTGTAATGGGAATTTTCCCTGGAATCTTGCCTTCATTTTTAGCAACACCAATGTGGTAA
- a CDS encoding TonB-dependent receptor gives MIKKIIVAGMLCFFATPMLAQSIGIDFNKKGDQDKVSPKVREKMDEFQLQIKEIVNEEKAKLDSAIQQLEKDIAEGKITKEKADETKIQLAEASSEIINERIQKVNFDLDDLIKKQVAFAILNGNDTDEIPTLEDLKKKHRATHNLTGYIGYGFMGFTEKKDEQLDDRLGFANNFELGLTYTKQFNAASPWSLKSGMVFSWRTTRLDDDYKFVRGADGNTTLQHSETKLDKSKLRGSYLIVPLGLQYTFGNKVSVDDFTYYKEKDLAITANVYGGVKLSNNNIVKGDDISQRDKKDYNLNPFVYGAQLTFRINSVNIYARKEFSNYFDKNTFDDRKMFQFGVNFGF, from the coding sequence ATGATAAAGAAAATTATTGTAGCAGGAATGCTGTGCTTTTTTGCTACACCAATGTTGGCACAAAGTATCGGAATTGACTTTAATAAAAAAGGAGATCAAGATAAAGTAAGTCCTAAAGTTCGTGAAAAAATGGACGAATTTCAGTTGCAAATCAAAGAAATTGTAAATGAAGAAAAAGCGAAATTAGATTCAGCAATCCAGCAATTAGAAAAAGATATTGCGGAAGGTAAAATAACGAAAGAAAAAGCAGATGAAACTAAAATTCAGTTAGCGGAAGCTTCTTCAGAAATTATTAATGAAAGAATCCAGAAAGTAAATTTTGATTTAGATGATTTGATTAAAAAGCAAGTTGCTTTTGCAATTTTGAATGGAAATGATACAGATGAAATTCCAACTTTAGAAGATTTAAAAAAGAAGCACAGAGCAACGCATAATCTAACAGGTTATATCGGTTATGGATTCATGGGGTTTACAGAAAAAAAGGATGAACAATTGGATGATCGTTTAGGTTTTGCAAATAATTTTGAATTAGGTTTAACTTATACAAAACAGTTTAACGCTGCTAGTCCATGGTCGTTAAAATCAGGTATGGTTTTCTCTTGGCGTACAACTCGTTTGGATGACGATTATAAATTTGTAAGAGGTGCGGATGGAAATACAACATTGCAACATAGCGAAACTAAATTGGATAAAAGTAAGCTAAGAGGTTCTTATTTAATTGTACCTTTAGGGTTACAATATACCTTTGGTAATAAGGTTTCGGTAGATGATTTTACATATTACAAAGAGAAAGATTTAGCAATTACAGCAAATGTTTATGGTGGTGTAAAATTATCGAACAATAACATTGTAAAAGGTGATGATATTAGCCAACGCGATAAAAAAGATTATAATCTGAACCCTTTTGTTTACGGTGCGCAACTAACTTTCAGAATTAATTCAGTCAATATTTATGCTCGCAAAGAATTTTCAAATTATTTTGATAAAAACACTTTTGACGATCGTAAAATGTTTCAATTTGGTGTTAATTTCGGATTTTAA
- a CDS encoding type III pantothenate kinase, which produces MLLAVNIGNSNIRFAVFKSDDSVVTWTINSKPARTEYEFFAKFSNMYEPFGIKKEEITDIVIGSVVPPLTMNVKIALKKIHGFNPMIVNRDTPGGIIQYSKQMGTDLYANAVSAHHSGIEGKKIVIDFGTALTFLAIDEVGEVTGVIIAPGIITALNSLVGETAQLPEIELKAPSTVLGRDTVTCMQSGMVFGYLSMVEGMIDRINKELGADCTVISTGGLGGIYKPLSDKIHHDDRLHTIKGLKILYELNKDSFEK; this is translated from the coding sequence ATGTTATTAGCAGTAAATATCGGCAATTCGAATATTCGTTTTGCCGTTTTTAAATCAGACGATTCAGTAGTTACTTGGACAATTAATTCCAAACCAGCACGTACAGAATACGAATTCTTTGCAAAGTTTAGTAACATGTACGAACCGTTTGGGATCAAAAAAGAAGAGATTACAGATATTGTAATTGGATCTGTTGTTCCTCCTTTGACAATGAATGTTAAAATAGCGTTGAAAAAAATCCATGGTTTCAATCCGATGATTGTAAATCGTGATACGCCAGGAGGAATCATTCAGTATTCGAAACAAATGGGAACTGATTTGTATGCCAATGCAGTTTCTGCACATCATTCAGGAATTGAGGGAAAAAAGATTGTTATCGATTTCGGAACAGCTCTAACTTTCTTGGCAATTGATGAGGTTGGGGAAGTGACAGGAGTAATTATTGCGCCTGGAATTATCACTGCTTTAAATTCTTTGGTTGGAGAAACTGCTCAGTTACCAGAAATCGAGTTAAAGGCTCCGAGTACGGTTTTAGGTCGCGATACGGTAACATGTATGCAATCAGGAATGGTGTTTGGTTACCTTTCAATGGTCGAAGGAATGATTGATCGTATCAACAAAGAATTAGGTGCAGATTGTACGGTGATTTCAACTGGAGGTTTAGGCGGAATCTATAAACCACTTTCAGATAAGATTCATCATGATGATCGCTTACACACGATTAAAGGATTAAAAATTCTTTATGAATTAAATAAAGATTCATTCGAGAAATAA